Part of the Polaribacter sp. Hel1_33_78 genome is shown below.
TTATAAATACATTTTTAACATCATGCATTTGATTGTGTTTATTTAAAACTGATGTTTTCGGGTCTTTACCCATTCTTGCCGTTCCCATTTCATGAACTGCTGAACCGGGAGCAGGACTTGTTCTATAACTTCCAACATTTTTAAATCCAGCTTTTCTCAACATTTCTTCACTAGATTTAGTCATATGTTCCATCATCGCTAATTCATTAGGGCCATATTCAAAATCAACCTTAACAAGAGGTAAACCCCACTGGTCTTTATTTTCATTATCTAAAGAAATCTTGTTATCATAATTAGGTAATGTTTCTCCACGACCACCTAAAGAAATTTTCCATTCTCCAGGTGTTGCCAATTGTTCTTTTAAGCCCACCCCTATTCCTGAAGTTGCTTTTGATTGCCAATTCTCTCTGTGTCCTTTTCCTTGAATACCATATCCCCTTATAAAATCAACGTCTTTAGTTTCATTCTTTAAATTTTGAAATCTTGGAATATAAATTGTACCAGGAGATTTCCCCTCGTAATATTTATCTTTCAATCCTTCATAAGTTCCAAAAGCACCCTCATTCACTACATGATCCATTAAATTATGACCCAATTGTCCGCTAGTATTTCCCAATCCATTTGGAAAAGAAGGTGAAGTAGAATTTAATAAAATGGCCGTAGTAGCAATTGTTGAAGCATTTAGGAAAATTACTTTCGCATAATAACGAATCTCTTCTTTCGTAATAGCATCAATTATTACAACGCCTATTGCTTTTTTTTGCAGGTCATCATAAATAACTTCTTTTACTACAGAATTTGCTCTCATGGTTAAATTACCGGTTTCATGAGCATCTAATAAGGTGGATGAATTACTACTAAAATAACCTCCAAAAGGACATCCTCTACTACATAAATTTCTATATTGACAAGGTCCTCTTCCTTTTTTAGCCTCCGTTAAATTAGCAACTCTACCATTAATTACAATACGATCTGAGTACTCCTTACTTACCGTTTCTTTTAAATGTTGTTCAATCGCATTCATAGGTATTGGAGGCAAAAAAATACCATCTGGCAACTGAGAAAGGGATTCAGAACTTCCACTAATTCCGACATAATCCTCAACATAATCGTACCATTTAGCTAAATCATTATATCTAATTGGCCAATCAACCCCATAACCATCGTTTTTATTTGCTTCAAAATCCATTTGAGAAAAGCGATAACTTTGTCGACCCCAAGTTAATGAACGGCCTCCTACCTGATAGCCTCTTATCCATTTATAAGGCTTAACTTGTACATAAGGATGTTCACTGTCCTTGACGAAAAAATGTTTGTTCCCAGCATCACTATGACTGCTTTGTATTGGTCTTTCCTCTAATTCTTTATTCGTTAAATGGGATCTATATTTGAAATCCCATGGATTTTTCCAAGCTGTGGGATAATCGACAATATGCGTTACATTTCGACCTCTTTCTAATACCAATGTTTTTAGGCCTCCTTGAGTCAGTTCTTTTGCGGCCCAACCACCACTTATACCCGAACCTACAACTATAGCATCAAAAGTATTTTCTTGTTTTTGATTTGTCATTGTTTAGTTTATTTTGTTGCCCAGGATTTCTGATTAGGACTTAACTCTGTAATAGCCTTATACCTGCCAGGAACGGGCAAGTATGTTAGGTGTTTTGTAGCTCCAATCGAAGAAGTGCAATAACCTTCTATAGTTAACGTTTTTATAATATTAAAAAAAGAACGACCAAGTAGCTTGTTACGAATTTTTGTAAATAGGCTGTTCGAACTTGAGTTGTTGTCTAAGTTTTCTACTTGTTTTATTTTTTGATCTATCGTACAGTTTTCAAAATTACGCCCGTAGGCATCCAAACAATGCTCTTGCAAATCCTTCAATCCATTTAAAAAATTATGATATTCTTTTTTGGAGGAGCAATCTTCCATATAATAGATTATATAATCCTGCACACCTGCTGACTTTGCACCTGGAGAAGCCGCAGTAGTAGGTATAATGACATCAACCAATTCTGAAATCACATCGAAATAAACTTTTATTTCTTCTTTATTTTTATTTAAGTCTTCTAAAAAATATTTGTAACCTCCAAAGGAAGCCAACCCAACTCCTGTAAAACCTAAAATACCTCCGAGAGCTTTTCTTCTATTCATCTATGCAGTCTTTAGTGATAAATACCCTTTTTGTACTTGGAAATTTAATGCTAGCCTAAACAAGACCAAAGTTATGCCAAAAACACAATTGAAATAAAGTGTTAAATATCAATTAATTAAAATCAATATTAATTATCAGATATTCCGAATATCGGAATTGTATTCCTAAAAACGGAACTGTAAGCTTTTAAAAAAATATTAAACTGCTCTTTTAGCCCTTTCCCAATTTACTGATTGTGATTTTTTTATATATCTAAAAAACCCTAATATCACGGAAAGATTCATTATAAAAAAATAATACGGAACAAATAAAGCTTTTACTCTTGTAGATCTATTTTCTAGGAACCAACCTAATAAAGCAGCACAATAAAACAAAACTTGTAGCCAAAATAAAACTGAATACAATCCGACATTAAACACTCCTACATTGTAAGATAATATAAATGAAACCGGAATTAACAAAACAAGGCAAAGTGGTGTTAAAGTCCATCTCAGAACACGGTGAGAAATATACTGAAAAGACAGTGTACCATATTTAAATACATTAAGCAAAGACCTAAGTCTTACAATGGCTTGAATTCCTCCTGCGGAAATTCTAACTTTACGTTTTAATTCTTCCTTCACATTTGCTGAGGCGGTTTCAATAGCGTAAGCTTCAGGATCGTATTGAATGGTATAGCCATCTTGAGCTACTCGCAGCGAGATAATGAAATCATCTAATAAGGTGTCTTTTTCAACATGTCGGTATAGTGGAGTTCTTATTGCAAATAGTTCTCCTGCCGCACCCACAACGGAATACAATTCGGCATCCCACTTTTTTAAAGCTGACTCGTATTTCCAATATAAACCCTCACCTGCTCCAGAGGCGACATCACTTTCTTTAGTTACTATTCGTTTTTCACCAGATACACAGCCTACTTTAGGATTACTAAATAAATTAACAATACGTCTAATCGATTCCTTTCCTAAATTGGTATTTGCGTCACTAAAAATAACGATCGGAGTTTTTACAAAATCCATACCTCTGTTCATCGCACCAATTTTACCATTGCGCTCGTCTAAATGATGCACAGTTGTATTTGGATAGCCTTTTAACAAATCTGGTGTGCCGTCGTCAGAACCATCAGTAACCCAAACAATGTTTATTTTTTCTTTAGGATATTCGAGTTCTAAACTATTTTTCATTTTGGCTGATACATAATCTTTTTCATTATAAGCCGTAATAAATAAGGTTACTTCTGGCTCATAAGATGGGTTTATTTCAACTTTATTTCCAATCTTAAAAAATCGTCTTATTTTAATAATGACAAATAATAAAATACCATAGCCTACATAAGTGTAAACAATAATAAATAATAATGACCAAAAAGTAATTTTTAATGTTTCCATAATATATTCTTAAGGTCTTTCCCACTTTTTAGTTTGGTGATTATATTGTCTTAATACTCTTGCAGGATTTCCACCAACCACAGAATAATCTGGGACATCTTTTGTAACGACACTTCCGGATGCAATTATGCAATGCGTACCAATGGTTAATCCTTGTATTATAACCGAATTACCTCCTATCCAAACATTATCTTTAACAACAGTTAAATCGGCAGTAACCCCTTGCAATTTTATAGGTCTATCAACGTCCATAAAATTGTGAGTCAATCCAGTAATTTGTGCACCGCTTCCAATTGTAACATAATTCCCCAGTGTTACCGGACCTACTAATTTTACTCTTGAAGTAACACTACTGAAATCTCCTATTACAATATCTCCCATACCATTATTTATGATAGAATAATCTTCAATAATTGTTCTATATCCAATCTGAAATTTTTTTGTAGGAATAAGGTCAAGTCTAGCCTTTCTTTTAATTATCGCTCCCCTTCCTTTTTTGATAATAAAAGGATAGCCTAATATCCTAAACCAAAGTCTAGGTCTTGTAGCATAAGAATGAACCATTAAGTAGTGTAAAATTTTCTTTAATTTTGGTTTGTCGTTTAACATTTTATTTTATTTTTTAAATTAATTAACTCTGTGGACTCCAATGCGTGTCCAATTTTTTTTATATTATTTTCCCATGAATGCGTAAGTGCGTATTCGCGTCTAGAATTCTCTAAAACTATAGAATTGGATTTATTCGCCTTCTCTATAAGCAATAAATAGTCCTCTTTTGTTTCTGCTAAAAAGACCCAGTCTTTAAAATATCCCATAGCAATTGTTTTAGTAGCAACTACTGGTTTTCCCATTGCTAAATACTCATCAATTTTCCTAGGATAGTTTCCTTTGGTGGTCTCATTCATCAACTGTGGGTTTATACACACATCAAACCCTTTAATATAATTAGGAAGATTAGTGCCTTCTTTTGCTCCTAAAAAATGAACATTATCATAACTATGCAGATTAGAATTAGCAAAAGTACTATCCTCTGGCCCAACAAGTACGATACTCCAATCTGCTCTACTCTTAGCTATAAACTCTAATAAATCTATATCTAACCTAATACTAGCCAAGTATCCAACATACCCAATAATTGGCCCTTTGATAGCGGTTAATTCTTTTGCCGTTATTATTTCTCGTAATTTAAAATCAAAGAGCGAAACATCGCATCCTTGCCCTACCATATGGCTATTAGTGTTAAAATTACGCGCATATTCCGTATAATATATAGAATTGGTAACCACTACGTCAGCGGCCTTAATTAGCAAAGCTTCATACCTTTTACCATGTAAATTCCAATATGAAAATGGACTATTAACTAAATTATCTCTAATATAATAGATAAATGAACTAGGATTCAAAAGAATTCTAAGTTGTTCTCCTAAAAACATTGAACTATCATTGAATAGAATGTAATCCTTAAATTCTAAATCTGTGAGCGCTCGCAGTATCTCTTTAAATAATTTTTTAGCATTGTATCGGGTTAATCGATCAAAAATAAAATTTTGTTTAATACGGTTTGTCGGCGCAAAAACAGTTTTAGGATTAAACTCCCATAAATTACTGGAAACCTGTTTAAGTCCATTCTCTTTGCCAAAAACAACTCGTTTTCTTTTCTCTAGCGGTTCTGATTTTTTTGCTTTAAAAAAGTCGATGATACTTAAAGGATTGTTTACATATATCACCCTATTATACTTTGCGAATTCCGTTGCAATATTTTTACAATTACTACCAATTTCTATATCCCATGCTTGCATGCCAATTATGACGATATCTTTACCTTTAATCATGATTTCTTATTTTTTAATGTTATCAATTCATTTTTTGATGTGATTTAAATGCTCCCGTAATTAATTTTTGTCTTCTACTTTAACATAAGTATGAGGCGTATGAATAAAAGTTTTATTAGCACCTTTCATTTTAAATAAACCAATAAAAACACCAAAGAAAGCTTTTGGTAATTGCATAAATGCAAAGATCATTTCTACAGAGTAAAACTTGCGTGGTATCGAAATTGCAAAGGATAATATATTGGCGAAAAAGATTACTGTCCATATATAAAAATAAAAATCTGGACTTAAAAAAAAAGCAATAAATACCGAAGCAAGTAAAATACCTGGTAAAATTAACCTTGGTGGTAACATCATTTGAAATGCTCTATCATAATAATCTACATTCCCTCTTGTAATTAGGTGCCAAACAGCTGTTAGAAAGTGTTTTTTTAAATAATGGTATTGAGCCGATATCCATCTGATTCTTTGATTTTTGAATACTTCAGCCTGACTCACTTTTTCATCATAACAGATGGCATCATCTCTATATTCGAACTTATAACCTTGTTTTAATAATTTTAATTCTAGTTCTTTATCAAAACCACCTACCGCATCAATATTCTTCATAGTATTCTTGAATAATTGATAAGAAAATGCCATTCCCGAACCCACTAACCTAGAAGACAAACCAATAGTACGATGGCCTTTACCATAGATATTGTTATTAATTTCTTCACTCATAGCATCTAACATAGCAAAAGCGCCTTTAGTATTTTTAGCGGCTCTATGTCCTTGTACCACCTGATAACCTGCATTAAATGAATCATTTATTTTCGCAATAAAATCAGGAGCCAAAACATTATCTGCATCTAGTATTAGGGCTATATCATATAAATTTTCAGGCAATTCTGCCATTGTTTTATTTAATGCCTTTGCTTTAGTGCTCTTATCAAAAGAAACTTCTTTTACAATTATTGGTAATGAATTTAAATCGTCTAACGTTTTTTGTTGAAACGAATCCGCAATAACAATTACATCAAATAATTTTTTTGGGTACGATTGATTTAAAACCTCTTTAGCAACCTCAAGAATAACAGCATCTTCCTTATATCCTGGTATAAATACTACAAATTTATGCTGTTTATTTTTTGCTGATTTTTTTATTTTCCGCGGTAAGTTGCCAAGGATGGCATAAGTTATTAAAAACAAAACGGATGCTCCTAGATAAATTAATAGAAGATAATGTAATATTTCAAGTAGTATCATAACTGTTGGTTTTTGTTAATATTAAAATTTCTAATGTTCCAGGCTACACCTCTATATAAAGCAGATAAATGCTTTTTAACAAATAAATACTTAATCGTATTTTTTAGAAGTGGAATCAGAAAGAAATAAATCACCCCTAAGAATAAAGTAATTCCGCTACTATTTCTTCTTACAAACAACAACCTATTTCTATTCATATAATAGGTTTTTAGAGGACTATTTTTCCCAGTAGAAATAGATTCTTTATGAAGGATGGAAGAGTTTGGCTGGAAATAAATTTTATATCCTGCTCGCTTAACGCGTTCTGCAAAATCAAGTTCTTCATAATAAAGAAAGTAACCTTCATATAACAACCCTAATTCTTCTAAAACACTCTTTCGTATCATCATGCAAGCACCATGAGGATAAGCTGTCTCTGTCACTTCATCAAGTTGTCCATTATCTATTTCTTTATATCCGTAATGACTTCCTCGAGAGGTAATGGGGTTTATAGGGGATGCTCCGGCATATTGTATGACATTATCTTCATAGAAATAAAGAATTTTTGAGCTCACAATTCCTATTTTTTTATCGGACTCCATCAACTCCACTAAACTCTCTAAAAAGTCTGGTTTCACCTCAGTATCATTGTTTAACAATAAGACATAATCTCCCTTTGCTTGTTTTAAGGCAATGTTATTACCTCCTGCAAAACCCAAGTTTTTTTTACTTATTATTAATTGAATTTCCGGATATTTTTCTTTAATAATATTTGGAGATTTTGTAGGAGAGGCGTTATCTACAATTAACGTTTCAAAATTAGGATATGTAACTTTTTCTAAAGAAGCCAGCATTTCGCAAGTTACTTCGGGTTGGTCGTAGTTTACACTTACGATTGAGACCAAAGGCTGTTGAGATTTTATATTCATAATCTATTATTTTCTCAAATTTTCTAAATGAATTAATTCATATTGTTTCAAATACTCTTTTGCCATATTTTTCCAAGAAAATTGTTTACTGCGTTCTAAACCTTTTTCACAAAGCGATTTTCGATACGCATCATCATTTAAAATTTTAACAATGGCTTCTGTAATTTCTTCGGATTTAAACGGATCTATAATATGAGCTGCATTACCAGAAACTTCTGGCATTGACGAGGTATTTGAGGTTATAACGGGCACATTACAAGACATGGCTTCTAACATCGGAATTCCAAAACTTTCTCGAAGCGAAGGATATAAAAAGATATCGCATTGTGCGTAAATAGCTGGTAAATCTTTATTAATAACGTAACCTGTTAAAACGATATTATTAATAAGCTTTGTGTCATTAATTTCAACTAACAGTTTATTAAGCTCAATTTTATCATAATCTAAGATTACAAGTTTGTGACTTAAACCTGTTTGTTTTAAAAAGTCTGAAAATGCTTTTAAAGTTCCTTTTGTGTTTTTTTTAGGATCAGTATTTCCTATGAAAAAGAAATAGTTGTCTGGTAAATTATAAACCTCCTTTACCCGCTTCAGTTCATCTTTATTGGTAACAGGTTTAAAGTGCTCACTTACGCCATTATAAATAGCATCCAATTTATTGTCACCTTTAATACCAAAAAAATCTCCTATTCTATTTTTCTCAAAAAGAGATACTGTAATTACTTTTTTGCTCTTTTTTACAACGCAAGGCACGACCAATTTCCGGTAGATACTTCCAAATTTTTGATAGGTGCTTGCGCTACTTTTTAGTGTTTTCAAATAACTTCTTTCCATATATATAATATCATGAAGAATCGTGATTAATGGAATATCTGTAAAAAATGGAACGGTATTACTTGTGCAATGTAAAATATCGCATTCATATTCTTTTGCTGCTTTTGGCAATGCAATTTGCTCCCAAGTTGGGTAAGAACAACCATTTAATTTTATGATTTTAAAATTTGATGTTTCTTGCAACACAGAATTATCTTCATCTGGCTTTACAAAGATGAAGTATTCATTTTTATGGTCTATAAGTTGAAGGTTTTTAATAAGCTCCAAAGCAACCATGTCCATTCCATGCTTCTTTTTACGAAAAATACGTTGACCTTCTATTCCTATTCTCATGATATATTGTGTTTCAAAAGGTACTTGTTTACTAAGTTAAGCTTGATGTCGTTTCACAATTTTATTTCTATATTTAGAGCAGGGCTCTGAAAAAACAGAGCGTGTTTCTCGCTTGTTAAAGTATTCTTGAAAGATTCTGATTCTAAAAACATTTTATAATTTTCTTGACAGAGCGGAGGCTGTTCTGATATTCTAGCAGCAGCAACAGCAAGCTGATTGTATGCAGTTCCTAAGCAGAACACATCGGATTTAGAAATGTATGCTTTTGCTCTATAATTGCGATTGTTAATACTCGAATTTTGAAGTATTACAGTATTTAAGTCCTTTATATTTCTATAATTCATGGAGTAGATTTAAGGATATTTATTATTATATTTTTAATACTAAATATAGTATTAGGTATATGCTATGTAGCAATTAATTCAGGTTCTTTCTCTATAATAGGCTCTTCAAAAATTTGTGGATTTGACATGAGCGCCATGGATGCATATATTAATAAACCGGTAGGCATACCACCTAATACACCATTTCCATAGGACGCCAACATAACTCCTACCATCCCTGAAATTAACGCACTCATTTTTAACTTTGTTATTGGATCTCGAATTCTGAACATGACTTTAAAAGAAGCCACTCCAATAACGTAAAACAAAATACATAGATGCAATATCAAGCCAATTATACCCATCTCTGCCCAAATCATAACGTACCAGCTATCTGTGGCGACATGTGAAAGAAATGCATTTGGTAAAAAACGCAGTGCCTTATCGCCCGCATGACCAATACCGCCTCCAAATGGTCTTGAGGCAAGATACCCTTTTAGGATTTGCTGATTTGCTTTTCTGATTAGTAAAGATGGATTATTAGGATCAAAGCCAGTTCTCATTCTTCTTATTTGGGCATTACCATTGGCGATCATCGTAAATTTAAAAAACACAAATAAGAGTACGACAAGTAATATACCAGTGCCAAGCAACCTAATATTTCTCCTTAAAACAAAAAATGTCATAAAACCTGCGAAAGGAACTGCTATAGAACCTCTTGTGCCTGATATCATCATTCCATATAAGCCCAATATTCCGGCGATAAGAAAAAAGATTCTAGGAAACCCCTTTTTAGCCATGGAGAATATAATAAATACGACTCCGGAATATCCTTGATTACCTCCAAATTGGCCTGCATCACTAAAAAATGAAAACACTCTTAATTTACCAAATAATATATGCGTTACGGCACCTCCTCTATCCAACCATGCTTGCTCTGCAGTGTCAACCCCAAAAACCATTTGTCCGATTCCTTTAAGCGTTGCAAGTATAGAAAAAGCACCCCAAAGATATAAAAATGTATCTAGCCTTTTATTAGTGTTTATAAGCATGAACGTAAGAATAATAAAGAAAAAGAAATAAAATCCAGTACCTCTGCCAGCAATCCAGGGTTCTATCATTCTAGCTTCAGGGTTTGCGAGTTGTAATATAAAATATACTAACCAAACCGCAGCTAAAATTGTAATATCCTTATTTGCCGGGGACCAATCAACCCGATCTCTAAATCTAGAAAAAATAAGCGCTAAAAAGGTTAAAATCATAAGCCCATCTATACCAAAACCTAATGGCAGATCTTTTACATAGCGTCCAATGCCAAGCACTATAAAATTGTAACCAATCGCCGTATAAAAACCAATAATGGGATTTTTAAATACTGTATAGATGTAAATGCTACCACAGAAGAGAGCCAACACCAAACCTATACCTGCAATCCCCATTTTAGCAAGTAATAATGCTATTAAAGCTATGCTTCCAAATAATAATAGAATAACCCTTGGTTTAGCTAAACTAGCAGAACCTGATATCTTGTCAAAAGGGTTTATATGGTTATTATTTGTGGTCAACCTAATTTGTTTTATTAAATGTGATAAAGCGATTCTGAGTTACTTTATTAAAAAGAGTTTTATAAAATTTAATTCCACTAGAAAAGATTTCTTGATAAGACAAGGTTAATTCCTTATTTAAAAAGTACATGCCCATCCATATGCCTATTATTGTAAATAGGATAGAGGTAACTGCAACAAGAATTAAGGATTTAAAAACAAAAATTGCTATAAAATCTCCTATTAAATTAGCCGCTACCATAATAAATACTTTTACGGCGTTAATGTTAGGCTTATTGATACTATCCAACCCAATACCTGTCATTCGATCTATTGGCAGTAAGAGTCCATAAATAGAAAACACACGCACGATATCTACAACATTAAACCCTGTAATTGGATCAACTTTTAAATATTGTTCACCTGAAAGAATTAAAACTAAATAATCTGCAAAAACAAAAGTTACTAAACTGATAATTACAAATAAATACGTGAGTGCACCAGAATAGGTGTAAAATAAATCTTTCACTTCTTGAACTCTGCCTTGAACACTAGCTTTAGACATTTTTGGGAAAGCGGTAGCAACAAAACTTCGCAAAGGTATTTGTTGCAATTCGGTAAGTTTTAAAGGAATACTATAAAGTGCTACGGCGGCGCTTCCCATCGGGCTCAAACTAATAATTACGGTATCTGCACTTCTTAATAAGTTAGTGCCTATTAAGGTAAACGTCGTATATTTTCCAAAATTTAATAATGTTTTATTGGTATCGGAACTTGCTTGTGTAATATATTTTGTTCCATCCCAGCCTAAAGTAATAGACACTAGAGATGTAATAGCATTAATAATAAGTAGGGCAATAACCAATTCGTTTAATTCCATTTCGATAAAAAAGAAATGAACTAAAACCACTAAAAAAAAGAGTCCACTATTTATTGATTTTATAATTAAAATTTTATCATATTTTTGGTCTGCCTGCAATACAACAAGCGCATTATTCCAAGGAAGATTTAAAAAAGCTAATAATGGATACCATTTGAAAAAAAGATTATAACCAGAATTACTAATGGCATCATTAAAGAAAGAGTA
Proteins encoded:
- a CDS encoding GMC oxidoreductase; this encodes MTNQKQENTFDAIVVGSGISGGWAAKELTQGGLKTLVLERGRNVTHIVDYPTAWKNPWDFKYRSHLTNKELEERPIQSSHSDAGNKHFFVKDSEHPYVQVKPYKWIRGYQVGGRSLTWGRQSYRFSQMDFEANKNDGYGVDWPIRYNDLAKWYDYVEDYVGISGSSESLSQLPDGIFLPPIPMNAIEQHLKETVSKEYSDRIVINGRVANLTEAKKGRGPCQYRNLCSRGCPFGGYFSSNSSTLLDAHETGNLTMRANSVVKEVIYDDLQKKAIGVVIIDAITKEEIRYYAKVIFLNASTIATTAILLNSTSPSFPNGLGNTSGQLGHNLMDHVVNEGAFGTYEGLKDKYYEGKSPGTIYIPRFQNLKNETKDVDFIRGYGIQGKGHRENWQSKATSGIGVGLKEQLATPGEWKISLGGRGETLPNYDNKISLDNENKDQWGLPLVKVDFEYGPNELAMMEHMTKSSEEMLRKAGFKNVGSYRTSPAPGSAVHEMGTARMGKDPKTSVLNKHNQMHDVKNVFITDGSCMTSSGSQNPSLTYMAITARACQFALKQYFSN
- a CDS encoding gluconate 2-dehydrogenase subunit 3 family protein; this translates as MNRRKALGGILGFTGVGLASFGGYKYFLEDLNKNKEEIKVYFDVISELVDVIIPTTAASPGAKSAGVQDYIIYYMEDCSSKKEYHNFLNGLKDLQEHCLDAYGRNFENCTIDQKIKQVENLDNNSSSNSLFTKIRNKLLGRSFFNIIKTLTIEGYCTSSIGATKHLTYLPVPGRYKAITELSPNQKSWATK
- a CDS encoding glycosyltransferase family 2 protein, giving the protein METLKITFWSLLFIIVYTYVGYGILLFVIIKIRRFFKIGNKVEINPSYEPEVTLFITAYNEKDYVSAKMKNSLELEYPKEKINIVWVTDGSDDGTPDLLKGYPNTTVHHLDERNGKIGAMNRGMDFVKTPIVIFSDANTNLGKESIRRIVNLFSNPKVGCVSGEKRIVTKESDVASGAGEGLYWKYESALKKWDAELYSVVGAAGELFAIRTPLYRHVEKDTLLDDFIISLRVAQDGYTIQYDPEAYAIETASANVKEELKRKVRISAGGIQAIVRLRSLLNVFKYGTLSFQYISHRVLRWTLTPLCLVLLIPVSFILSYNVGVFNVGLYSVLFWLQVLFYCAALLGWFLENRSTRVKALFVPYYFFIMNLSVILGFFRYIKKSQSVNWERAKRAV
- a CDS encoding DapH/DapD/GlmU-related protein, translating into MLNDKPKLKKILHYLMVHSYATRPRLWFRILGYPFIIKKGRGAIIKRKARLDLIPTKKFQIGYRTIIEDYSIINNGMGDIVIGDFSSVTSRVKLVGPVTLGNYVTIGSGAQITGLTHNFMDVDRPIKLQGVTADLTVVKDNVWIGGNSVIIQGLTIGTHCIIASGSVVTKDVPDYSVVGGNPARVLRQYNHQTKKWERP
- a CDS encoding glycosyltransferase, which translates into the protein MIKGKDIVIIGMQAWDIEIGSNCKNIATEFAKYNRVIYVNNPLSIIDFFKAKKSEPLEKRKRVVFGKENGLKQVSSNLWEFNPKTVFAPTNRIKQNFIFDRLTRYNAKKLFKEILRALTDLEFKDYILFNDSSMFLGEQLRILLNPSSFIYYIRDNLVNSPFSYWNLHGKRYEALLIKAADVVVTNSIYYTEYARNFNTNSHMVGQGCDVSLFDFKLREIITAKELTAIKGPIIGYVGYLASIRLDIDLLEFIAKSRADWSIVLVGPEDSTFANSNLHSYDNVHFLGAKEGTNLPNYIKGFDVCINPQLMNETTKGNYPRKIDEYLAMGKPVVATKTIAMGYFKDWVFLAETKEDYLLLIEKANKSNSIVLENSRREYALTHSWENNIKKIGHALESTELINLKNKIKC
- a CDS encoding glycosyltransferase family 2 protein, which gives rise to MILLEILHYLLLIYLGASVLFLITYAILGNLPRKIKKSAKNKQHKFVVFIPGYKEDAVILEVAKEVLNQSYPKKLFDVIVIADSFQQKTLDDLNSLPIIVKEVSFDKSTKAKALNKTMAELPENLYDIALILDADNVLAPDFIAKINDSFNAGYQVVQGHRAAKNTKGAFAMLDAMSEEINNNIYGKGHRTIGLSSRLVGSGMAFSYQLFKNTMKNIDAVGGFDKELELKLLKQGYKFEYRDDAICYDEKVSQAEVFKNQRIRWISAQYHYLKKHFLTAVWHLITRGNVDYYDRAFQMMLPPRLILPGILLASVFIAFFLSPDFYFYIWTVIFFANILSFAISIPRKFYSVEMIFAFMQLPKAFFGVFIGLFKMKGANKTFIHTPHTYVKVEDKN
- a CDS encoding glycosyltransferase family 2 protein, whose translation is MNIKSQQPLVSIVSVNYDQPEVTCEMLASLEKVTYPNFETLIVDNASPTKSPNIIKEKYPEIQLIISKKNLGFAGGNNIALKQAKGDYVLLLNNDTEVKPDFLESLVELMESDKKIGIVSSKILYFYEDNVIQYAGASPINPITSRGSHYGYKEIDNGQLDEVTETAYPHGACMMIRKSVLEELGLLYEGYFLYYEELDFAERVKRAGYKIYFQPNSSILHKESISTGKNSPLKTYYMNRNRLLFVRRNSSGITLFLGVIYFFLIPLLKNTIKYLFVKKHLSALYRGVAWNIRNFNINKNQQL
- a CDS encoding glycosyltransferase family 1 protein, with product MRIGIEGQRIFRKKKHGMDMVALELIKNLQLIDHKNEYFIFVKPDEDNSVLQETSNFKIIKLNGCSYPTWEQIALPKAAKEYECDILHCTSNTVPFFTDIPLITILHDIIYMERSYLKTLKSSASTYQKFGSIYRKLVVPCVVKKSKKVITVSLFEKNRIGDFFGIKGDNKLDAIYNGVSEHFKPVTNKDELKRVKEVYNLPDNYFFFIGNTDPKKNTKGTLKAFSDFLKQTGLSHKLVILDYDKIELNKLLVEINDTKLINNIVLTGYVINKDLPAIYAQCDIFLYPSLRESFGIPMLEAMSCNVPVITSNTSSMPEVSGNAAHIIDPFKSEEITEAIVKILNDDAYRKSLCEKGLERSKQFSWKNMAKEYLKQYELIHLENLRK
- a CDS encoding O-antigen ligase family protein, whose product is MTTNNNHINPFDKISGSASLAKPRVILLLFGSIALIALLLAKMGIAGIGLVLALFCGSIYIYTVFKNPIIGFYTAIGYNFIVLGIGRYVKDLPLGFGIDGLMILTFLALIFSRFRDRVDWSPANKDITILAAVWLVYFILQLANPEARMIEPWIAGRGTGFYFFFFIILTFMLINTNKRLDTFLYLWGAFSILATLKGIGQMVFGVDTAEQAWLDRGGAVTHILFGKLRVFSFFSDAGQFGGNQGYSGVVFIIFSMAKKGFPRIFFLIAGILGLYGMMISGTRGSIAVPFAGFMTFFVLRRNIRLLGTGILLVVLLFVFFKFTMIANGNAQIRRMRTGFDPNNPSLLIRKANQQILKGYLASRPFGGGIGHAGDKALRFLPNAFLSHVATDSWYVMIWAEMGIIGLILHLCILFYVIGVASFKVMFRIRDPITKLKMSALISGMVGVMLASYGNGVLGGMPTGLLIYASMALMSNPQIFEEPIIEKEPELIAT